A window of Oscillospiraceae bacterium contains these coding sequences:
- a CDS encoding alpha-mannosidase, with product IMDFIRDKIKVTCAQLKKLAYEDLGTVGEIEFVESEYKENNIPPKTGWKPFSSGTDRLGGREKHWWMRAKLHVPEVGGGKQIALELLTGTSGWDALNPQFIVYLNGHMAQGVDVNHTEVLLEGGTTVDLVLYLYSSMQDAKFDFSARYKSIDLASEAMYYDLYVPFSSLDCFSPDSEVFINTLKQLELAANLLDFSQPKSAVYYASVAAARGQLEKSFYRGLCGKSDAVVACIGHTHIDVAWLWPLRQTVEKAQRSFATVVNLMKQYPEYKFMSSQPQLYQFVKEQAPELYKEIKKLVKEGRWEVEGATWLEMDTNLVSGESLVRQMIYGKRFMKEEFGIDSKVLWLPDVFGYSAALPQIMKKSGVENFMTTKIAWNERNKLPYDSFYWEGIDGSRVFSFFVTTQDRPLNRRGDISCTYNGKMTAGQILGTWERYQQKLYNNETLTTFGYGDGGGGPTKEMLETQRRLSFGIPGIPKTEMTFAGEAIANARKNFDKNAKDLRRFPLWVGELYLEFHRGTYTSIAKNKKNNRKSEFLFQKAETLALTDELLLGGKYPQKAFTEAWQTILLNQFHDIIPGSSIFEVYEDSDRQYAALREKGTELAEKAKGRIAANIGTEGGIAVFNPTGFTSDGEVKVDGKTGSVKGIPAHGWKVTEPDFGCTVKLDGRFAENKFYKMTIDISGRISRLFDKKNKREVFKHGEFGNEIQIFEDFPREYDAWEISDYYKQKMRRPDEVLAIKQITDGCRAGFYVKKRILGSTIEQNIWLYSDNPRIDFETVMDWNEEHLLVKAAFPIDVLADKATYEIQFGHLQRPTHENTDWDKAKFEVCAHKWADISEVGYGVSLLNDCKYGHSAEGSTLKLTLLKCATSPNPHADKGHHEFTYSLLPHVSNFRNTGTIKQAYLLNCPFEAVKVGKQEGKLAGNFSLVSCANHNIVVETVKKAEDGDGIIVRMYESFGKRCAAALDFGFDVKQVTICNLLENEIRDLAVKNNKVKIAVGNFEIVTLKIRV from the coding sequence AATCATGGATTTTATCAGGGACAAAATCAAAGTGACCTGCGCGCAGCTGAAAAAACTCGCTTATGAGGACCTCGGCACCGTCGGGGAAATCGAATTCGTCGAGAGCGAATATAAAGAGAACAATATTCCGCCGAAAACCGGCTGGAAGCCGTTTTCGTCGGGGACGGACCGGCTCGGCGGCCGCGAAAAGCACTGGTGGATGCGCGCGAAACTCCATGTGCCCGAAGTCGGCGGCGGAAAGCAGATCGCGCTGGAACTGCTGACCGGCACGAGCGGCTGGGACGCGTTGAATCCGCAGTTTATCGTCTACCTCAACGGGCACATGGCGCAGGGCGTCGACGTCAATCACACGGAGGTATTGCTCGAGGGCGGAACCACCGTCGACCTCGTGTTATATTTATATTCGAGCATGCAGGACGCCAAATTCGATTTTTCGGCCCGGTATAAGAGCATCGATCTCGCGTCGGAGGCGATGTATTACGATTTATATGTGCCGTTTTCTTCGCTCGATTGTTTTTCACCCGACAGCGAGGTCTTTATCAATACGCTGAAACAGCTGGAACTCGCGGCAAATCTTCTCGATTTCAGCCAACCGAAGAGCGCGGTTTATTACGCCTCGGTCGCGGCGGCGCGCGGGCAGCTTGAAAAGAGTTTTTACAGGGGCTTGTGCGGCAAAAGCGACGCGGTCGTCGCCTGCATCGGGCACACGCACATCGACGTCGCGTGGCTGTGGCCGCTGCGCCAGACCGTCGAAAAGGCCCAGCGCAGTTTCGCGACCGTCGTCAATCTGATGAAACAATATCCCGAATATAAATTTATGTCCTCGCAGCCGCAGCTGTACCAGTTCGTCAAAGAGCAGGCGCCGGAGCTTTACAAGGAGATCAAAAAGCTCGTGAAGGAAGGCCGATGGGAGGTCGAGGGCGCGACCTGGCTCGAGATGGATACGAATCTCGTCAGCGGCGAATCGCTGGTGCGCCAGATGATCTACGGCAAGCGGTTTATGAAAGAGGAATTCGGCATCGACAGCAAGGTGCTCTGGCTGCCCGACGTCTTCGGCTACAGCGCCGCGCTGCCCCAGATCATGAAAAAGAGCGGCGTCGAGAACTTCATGACCACCAAAATCGCCTGGAACGAGCGCAACAAACTGCCGTACGACTCGTTTTACTGGGAGGGCATCGACGGGAGCCGGGTCTTCTCGTTCTTCGTCACCACGCAGGACAGGCCGTTGAACCGGCGGGGAGACATCTCCTGCACCTACAACGGCAAGATGACCGCCGGGCAGATTCTCGGCACCTGGGAGCGGTATCAGCAGAAACTTTATAACAACGAGACGCTGACCACCTTCGGATACGGCGACGGCGGCGGCGGCCCGACCAAGGAAATGCTCGAGACGCAGCGGCGGCTCTCGTTCGGAATCCCGGGCATTCCGAAGACCGAAATGACTTTTGCGGGAGAGGCGATCGCAAATGCCAGAAAGAACTTTGACAAAAACGCGAAAGACCTCAGGCGTTTTCCGCTGTGGGTGGGCGAGCTCTATCTCGAATTCCACCGCGGCACTTACACCTCCATTGCGAAAAACAAGAAAAACAACCGCAAAAGCGAATTTTTATTCCAAAAGGCCGAGACGCTCGCCCTGACCGACGAACTGCTGCTCGGCGGAAAATATCCGCAGAAGGCCTTCACCGAAGCGTGGCAGACCATTTTGCTCAACCAGTTCCACGACATCATCCCGGGCTCCTCGATTTTCGAAGTCTATGAGGACAGCGACAGACAATATGCCGCGCTCCGGGAAAAAGGCACCGAACTCGCGGAGAAGGCAAAGGGGCGCATCGCGGCGAACATCGGCACCGAAGGCGGCATCGCGGTCTTCAACCCGACCGGCTTTACGTCCGACGGAGAAGTCAAAGTCGACGGGAAGACCGGAAGCGTCAAAGGCATTCCGGCGCACGGATGGAAAGTCACAGAGCCCGATTTCGGCTGCACGGTCAAACTGGACGGGCGGTTCGCGGAAAATAAATTCTATAAGATGACGATCGATATCAGCGGCAGGATCTCCCGGCTGTTTGACAAGAAAAACAAAAGGGAAGTATTCAAGCACGGCGAATTCGGAAACGAGATTCAGATCTTTGAGGATTTTCCGCGCGAATACGACGCCTGGGAGATCAGCGATTATTACAAACAGAAGATGCGCAGGCCCGACGAGGTGCTTGCCATCAAACAGATCACCGACGGCTGCCGCGCGGGATTTTACGTCAAGAAGCGCATTCTCGGCTCGACCATTGAGCAGAACATCTGGCTCTACTCCGATAATCCGCGCATTGACTTTGAGACCGTGATGGACTGGAACGAAGAACATCTGTTGGTCAAAGCGGCTTTCCCGATCGACGTGCTCGCCGACAAGGCGACTTATGAGATCCAGTTCGGCCATCTGCAGCGCCCGACCCATGAAAACACGGACTGGGACAAGGCAAAATTCGAGGTCTGCGCGCACAAATGGGCGGATATCTCGGAGGTCGGTTACGGCGTGTCGCTGCTGAACGACTGTAAATACGGCCACAGCGCCGAGGGCAGCACCCTCAAACTGACGCTGCTGAAATGCGCGACAAGCCCCAACCCCCACGCCGACAAGGGGCATCATGAATTCACCTATTCGCTGCTGCCGCACGTCAGCAATTTCCGCAACACCGGCACGATCAAACAGGCCTATCTGCTCAACTGCCCGTTCGAAGCCGTCAAAGTCGGGAAGCAGGAAGGAAAGCTGGCCGGGAATTTCTCGCTGGTCTCCTGCGCCAATCATAACATCGTCGTCGAGACGGTCAAGAAAGCTGAGGACGGGGACGGCATCATTGTGCGCATGTACGAGAGTTTCGGAAAGCGCTGTGCGGCGGCGCTGGATTTCGGATTCGACGTCAAACAGGTCACGATCTGCAACTTGCTCGAAAATGAGATCAGGGACCTGGCCGTGAAAAACAACAAGGTCAAGATTGCCGTGGGCAATTTCGAAATCGTGACCTTGAAAATCCGCGTCTGA